The genomic region TTAGCCGAGTTCATCTACCACGTCAGCGACTTTCTCACGGCGTTGTTCCTCGTATTCCTGGTGCTCGGATTTGTGCGCCTGCTCTTTATGTACATACTTATGGTGCGCGAAAAGCGGACAGAAAACCATCGGAACTATGCCCCCATCAGTGCCGGAACAGCTCCTGAAGTATCGATTATCGTGCCTGCCTACAACGAAGAAGTAAACATTGTGCGCACCATCAGCAACCTCAAACAGCAAGACTACCCCAGTTTCCACATCTATTTGGTAGACGATGGGAGCAGCGACAATACGCTGGCGAGGGCACGCGAACAGTTCGGAAACGATGCGGAAGTTACGATTATAGAGAAGGAAAATGGCGGAAAGGCATCGGCTCTGAACCGTGGAATAGCAGCCTGCACCACCGAATATGTGGTTTGTATAGATGCCGACACGCAGCTGCAGTCCGATGCCGTGAGCAAGCTGATGCGCCATTTTGTTGCCGACAAGACGGGTCGCGTGGGCGCAGTGGCAGGCAATGTAAAGGTGGGAAACCAGCGAAACATGCTTACTTACTGGCAAGCCATAGAGTATACCACCAGTCAGAACTTCGACAGAATGGCTTATTCCAACATCAATGCCATCACGGTCATACCCGGAGCCATAGGCGCATTCCGCAAGAAAGTGTTGGAAGAGGTGGGTGGTTTCACCACTGACACGTTGGCAGAAGACTGCGATTTGACGATGAGCATAAACGAACGGGGCTACATTATAGAGAACGAGAACTATGCTATCGCCATGACCGAAGTGCCCGAGACACTCCGCCAGTTCGTAAAACAGCGCATACGCTGGTGCTTCGGTGTAATGCAAGCCTTCTGGAAACACCGTTCGTCGCTGTTTGCAACATCGGAAAAAGGTTTCGGAATGTGGGCTATGCCCAATATGTTGGTATTCCAATACATCATACCAACATTCTCTCCGCTGGCAGACGTGCTCATGCTCATAGGCTTGTTCACGGGCAATGCTGCTCAAGTTTTTATCTATTATTTAGTGTTTTTGCTTGTCGATGCAAGCGTTTCCATCATGGCTTACATCTTCGAACACGAACGTCTGTGGGTTCTTTTATGGATTATTCCACAACGTTTCTTCTATCGCTGGATAATGTATTACGTGCTTTTCAAAAGTTATCTGAAGGCTATTAAGGGAGAGTTGCAGACCTGGGGCGTGCTGAAGCGCACAGGACACGTAAAGAGCAACTGATGCCTTGCCCTGCAGATGGGGCAGAACCGGCAAGCCATGCCGTTACGATGGTGCCCCGTGCACCATGCTCTGCTTGTTCGGAAAGGGAGCTGTCAGTAGAGAAAAACATTTAAAGAACTTTCTTTTGCAGCATTTTTCTTGCTCTGATACAAAACTTTACATATCTTTGCAACGGAATTTTGGATAATAAAAGAAAACGTATCTAAAACATTGAAATCAAGGATTTGTACTTGTCCCATTTCTTAAACAGTGCGTGTTCTTGCTACGGTTAAGTCTTAAGATGTCTGAAAAGGTTCATTCGGATTGACGGAAACGCAGGTTTGTTCCAATCTACCACTAATAAAAAAACAATAATATCACATTTTAAAAGAAAGGACTTAACATGACAAAGGAAAAGTTTTTCGGAGGTATGGGCTGGGCAGGTATGGTTACATCGATATTGATGTACGTGTTCTACTTCCCACAAATCCTGAACAATTTAGATGGACACAAGGGCACTTTCATACAGCCTTTCATGGCAGGAATAAACTGTACGCTGTGGGTTTGCTATGGTTTCTTCAAGGAAAAACGCGACTGGCCTCTCGTCATTGCCAACGTTCCGGGCATTATTTTCGGCTTCGTTGCAGCGTTTACGGCACTGTAATGCGAGACAGGACTCAGGTTTCTGCATGCCAGGAAACCAATCGTAGATACACGTTCGTAATATTCTGAAGGCAGAATTTACCGAAAATCACAAAGGCAGACTCTAAGAATTACACTTATAGAGTCTGCCTTCAACTTTGTTTTAGCCTATTCCGTATAGAACTTAACCATTCGTGTAATGGCACGTTGGCACACCTTGCAGAAGTTCGGATTTTGGTTCGTGCGCATTCTGCAGTCGGGAAAGGCACGGTAAACGCCGTGTTTGGTGTAGCCTGCCGGCTCGTATGCGCCTATTTTCCAGTTCTTTTGGTTTGCACCAGGCTTGTCCAAGTCGGCTGGTTGCGGTGTGGGCACAGGCGTTCCGGGCTTGATAAGGTCGCCCCACTTCGACTTTAGGTCCACCAATGTGGTTAAGTTGGGTTCCCACGGCTCTATATCTTTCGGATACATGGGTATGTCGCCGTAGCCATACTCGTCGCCAAGCCCTGCAAAAGAGTGTCCGAACTCGTGCACCACCACCGGTTTGAAAGCTGGGTGCCGCACCATGGAGAGGTTGTACGAGTTCAATATGCCTCCGCCGCCATAGTTTTCGGTGTTCACCAATATAATAATGTGTTCGTAAGGAGTACCTGCCAGCCAGTTGTGGAGGGTTTTCAGGTGCAGCGTCGTAAGGTATCTGTCGCTGTAGAAGGTATTGAAGTTGGAGTGCAAAGCCGTGTTCTTCCAGATGCCCTTGCCTGGATTGGACGTGCCACTTTCTGCCGACGGCGACTTGACAGCCACCACGTTGAAGCGGTTTCGCAGCGATTTAAACGGTTCGTGGGCAAACAAGGCTTCCATGGCTGTGCGGCAATCGTTTATGAAGGCGGGCATCTCGGCTTCGGTATAGCCTTCCGCCACGTAGGCAATGTGTATGCAGCGTGTGGTGTCGGCAGCCGTCTGCAATGTTGTGTAGGGTGTTACGTGCTTCTCGCCTATATGCCGTATCAGTATGTCGGTGGGCACTACGGTGTGCGTAAGCGATGCCGTTGCCTGCCGGCGGTTGTCGAACAGTTCCACCGTAATGTCTACGGTATCTTTCGGGAAAGGCACCAAGAAGACGTTCTCGAACGACTTCGAAGTGGTCTTGGCTTCGTCGTAGGTAAGCCATTCCTGGAAAAGTGTGGAGAAAGAGTTGCGGAAGAGAACAGCCTTCGTGCGATGGTCGCGCACCGTAATTTGTCCGTTGCCTTCCACGGGTAGCTCGCTTAGCCTTTGTTTCTTGCCATACCATCGTGGAATATGGCAGAGTTCGTCTACGGCAATGGTCTGATGGTTTGCGTTTCCGGCAAAATTGTAGTCTAAACGCAGCGTTGCATCTTTGAAAAAGTGCTGGAAGTCTTGCGCAAAAGCAAATGTGCCGGCGAGCAGGAAGAGCAGCAGCAGATTTATTTTCCTCATGTTACAAATAGTGTTTTCGTTTGTTTGCAAATTTAATAATATTTTTCTTATTCTGCCTCCACATTATATATATTTGTTGATAATGCCCTTGTTATTCGGCAAAAAATTGTATTTTTGCAGAAAAAGAAATAGCAATGAAGCACATCTCTTGGGGATTTATTGGTCTGGGAGAGGCAACGGAACGCAAGTCGGGCGCTGCTTTCAATGCCGTTACCGAGTCGCATGTGGAAGCCGTATTCAGCAGGAGCGCACACGATGCCCGCACCTATGCCAACCTGTATGGCGTGCCCCACTGGTACACCGATGCGCAATCGATGATAGAAAACCCCAATGTCAATGCCATATACATAGCCACTCCTCCCTCGGCACACGCTGCATACGCCATCATGGCAATGCGTGCGGGCAAGCCGTGCCTCATAGAAAAGCCCTTGGCATCGTCGTACGAGGACTGCGTTCGCATTAATCGTGTAGCCGAACAAACGGGGGTTCCCTGCTTCGTAGCCTACTATCGGCGCTATCTGCCTTACTTTAGAACCGTGAGAGACATATTGAGGCACGGTGTCATCGGCAAGGTTCTCAGCATTCAGATACGCTTTGCCGTACCCGCAAACGAGCTCGACAACGATGGGAATAAGGACGACAGACCCTGGCGACTGCAGCCTCAGGAAGACGGCAGGGGCTATTTCTACAACCTTGCACCCCACCAGTTCGACCTGCTCCAGTATCTGTTCGGCATCATTGTCAAGGCACATGGCTACACGGCAAACCGTACGGGGCACTACAAAGTGGAAGATACGGTGAACGCCGTGTTTCGATTCGAGGACGGACTTTGCGGCAGTGGGTCGTGGAGTTTTGCCGCTCACGAAAGTGCAAAAGAGGACAGCATGGAGATATATGGCACGGAAGGGCGCATTGTCTTCTCGGTTTACGACTACGAACCGATTACGCTTTACACCAGCGAAGGCATGAAAAGTTTCGACATAAAGAACCCGCACTATGTGCAGGAACCACTTATCAGAGCTGTGGTACAAGACCTTCAGGGATATGGAAAATGCGAAATAAACAGTGTAGAGGCTACGCCTACCAACTGGGTAATGGACAGAATATTAGGCAAATACTAACATAATGGTCGGCAAGAACATTACCGTCTGCTTGCTTTTGCTGATTTTTGCAATCGCAATGAAAGCCGAAGACAGCAAGGAAACGACACACAAGGGGATAACAAGACAATGCCCGGACAGCGTGATATGGCAGCGTCCGGACACGGGCAGGCATACACGCAAACACAAACCGGACCGCCCCGGGAAGTCTCTGAATGTGGTTGGTGGAATTGACACTACCTATATAGAACTGCAAAAATATAACTTTACCGTGATGGCACAGAACACAAACAACTTTGAAATGTATGCTCTGAGCAGCCGGGAAAGTCACCGTCTGACACTCGCACCCGAACCAACAGTGCGCATCGGACCCTATGCCGGGTGGCGATGGATATTTCTTGGATATACCATCGACATTAAAAACCCTTTCTTTAACGGAGCGAAACAAAAACGGAAAGAGTTCGATTTGAGTTTGTATAGCGCAAAAATAGGTATCGATTTATACTATCGGAAGACGGGAAAAGACTTTAAGATACGCAGCTTGTCGATGGGTGGGAAAATAGATACGCACCCTATGGAAGGCATGGAGTTCGACGGTGTGGAGACAACCGTAAAGGGCTTCAATGTCTATTACATATTCAATCATCAGCATTTCTCCTATCCTGCCGCCTTCAGCCAGAGCACAATACAACGCAAATCGGCTGGAAGTCCGCTCATTGGCATAGGTTATACGAAACACACGCTGCGCATTGACTGGCCCGAATTTTACAGATTAGCCTACAAATACCTAAAAATGAAGGGACGATACGAAGACGTTGAGCAGTCGTTAGAACGCGAGGAACTGCGCTACACCAACTTTACCGTAAGTGGCGGATATGCTTACAACTACGTGTTTGCACGCAACTGGCTGCTGGCAGGGTCGGCAATGCTGGGCCTGGCATACAAACACAATGGGGGAAAGATAGTGGAAGAGAACTCGTCGAAGTTCCGAATAATAACTCACAACATCGATCTCGATGGCATAGCACGCTTCGGAGTGGTATGGAACAACATGAAATGGTATGCCGGGTCAAGCATTATTTTACACGCATTCAACTACCATCGCAACGGACTTTCTACCACAAACCTGTTCGGAAACATGAATATCTACGTGGGAATGAACTTTGGCAGACGTGGGAAATCTAAGAAAATATAAACTTAAAACCGCGACAGAATGAAGACTTTAAGGTTCGTTTTCCTGCTTGCAATGCCCATCTTGCTTTGGGCAGGCAGTGCCACAACTTCGCAAGATATGGGCTTTCGGCACATGGTTGTTCCCCGACAGCAAGCCAGACCGAGAGCAGCGGGGGTTGCATCTGCCGATTCCGAACGGGTAGAGCGGCTACTTTCGTCTTTAATTCCGCTCCGTTCAAAACTCTCGAAAGAGGACTTGACGCTAAAGGTGGCACGCTTTTTTGTAGGGGTCCCCTACGTTGCACACACATTGGATCGCAACAACGAGGAAACACTCGTAGTGAATATGCGTGGCATGGACTGCACTACTTATCTTGAGAACGTTATTGCTGTGCTGCTCTGCATCGATAAGAAACAAACCAGTTTCGGCTATTTTAAGCAAATGTTGCAGTACATTCGCTACCGACAAGGACGCCTTTCTTACGAAAACAGACTGCATTACTACCAGTGGTGGATAGTTGATAACCAGCAGAAAGGTTTCATCAGGCAGATAGAAGGACCTAATCCACCTTTCACTGCCACGCAAACGCTGAAGATAAACTACATGAGCGAGAATTATAACAGCTACGACATGCTGCGCAACAGACCCGAACGGGTTGCCGCCTTAAAGAAAATGGAGGACCGAACGAATGGTATAAAGGTACGATACATACCTAAAAACTTGCTAAACA from Prevotella nigrescens harbors:
- a CDS encoding DUF4421 domain-containing protein, whose amino-acid sequence is MVGKNITVCLLLLIFAIAMKAEDSKETTHKGITRQCPDSVIWQRPDTGRHTRKHKPDRPGKSLNVVGGIDTTYIELQKYNFTVMAQNTNNFEMYALSSRESHRLTLAPEPTVRIGPYAGWRWIFLGYTIDIKNPFFNGAKQKRKEFDLSLYSAKIGIDLYYRKTGKDFKIRSLSMGGKIDTHPMEGMEFDGVETTVKGFNVYYIFNHQHFSYPAAFSQSTIQRKSAGSPLIGIGYTKHTLRIDWPEFYRLAYKYLKMKGRYEDVEQSLEREELRYTNFTVSGGYAYNYVFARNWLLAGSAMLGLAYKHNGGKIVEENSSKFRIITHNIDLDGIARFGVVWNNMKWYAGSSIILHAFNYHRNGLSTTNLFGNMNIYVGMNFGRRGKSKKI
- a CDS encoding membrane protein — protein: MTKEKFFGGMGWAGMVTSILMYVFYFPQILNNLDGHKGTFIQPFMAGINCTLWVCYGFFKEKRDWPLVIANVPGIIFGFVAAFTAL
- a CDS encoding Gfo/Idh/MocA family protein, whose product is MKHISWGFIGLGEATERKSGAAFNAVTESHVEAVFSRSAHDARTYANLYGVPHWYTDAQSMIENPNVNAIYIATPPSAHAAYAIMAMRAGKPCLIEKPLASSYEDCVRINRVAEQTGVPCFVAYYRRYLPYFRTVRDILRHGVIGKVLSIQIRFAVPANELDNDGNKDDRPWRLQPQEDGRGYFYNLAPHQFDLLQYLFGIIVKAHGYTANRTGHYKVEDTVNAVFRFEDGLCGSGSWSFAAHESAKEDSMEIYGTEGRIVFSVYDYEPITLYTSEGMKSFDIKNPHYVQEPLIRAVVQDLQGYGKCEINSVEATPTNWVMDRILGKY
- a CDS encoding M64 family metallopeptidase yields the protein MRKINLLLLFLLAGTFAFAQDFQHFFKDATLRLDYNFAGNANHQTIAVDELCHIPRWYGKKQRLSELPVEGNGQITVRDHRTKAVLFRNSFSTLFQEWLTYDEAKTTSKSFENVFLVPFPKDTVDITVELFDNRRQATASLTHTVVPTDILIRHIGEKHVTPYTTLQTAADTTRCIHIAYVAEGYTEAEMPAFINDCRTAMEALFAHEPFKSLRNRFNVVAVKSPSAESGTSNPGKGIWKNTALHSNFNTFYSDRYLTTLHLKTLHNWLAGTPYEHIIILVNTENYGGGGILNSYNLSMVRHPAFKPVVVHEFGHSFAGLGDEYGYGDIPMYPKDIEPWEPNLTTLVDLKSKWGDLIKPGTPVPTPQPADLDKPGANQKNWKIGAYEPAGYTKHGVYRAFPDCRMRTNQNPNFCKVCQRAITRMVKFYTE
- a CDS encoding N-acetylmuramoyl-L-alanine amidase-like domain-containing protein, which translates into the protein MKTLRFVFLLAMPILLWAGSATTSQDMGFRHMVVPRQQARPRAAGVASADSERVERLLSSLIPLRSKLSKEDLTLKVARFFVGVPYVAHTLDRNNEETLVVNMRGMDCTTYLENVIAVLLCIDKKQTSFGYFKQMLQYIRYRQGRLSYENRLHYYQWWIVDNQQKGFIRQIEGPNPPFTATQTLKINYMSENYNSYDMLRNRPERVAALKKMEDRTNGIKVRYIPKNLLNNAALLRKVVRNGDIIAITTRKRNLDTTHLGFAVWHDDGLHMINASSLKRNGRQVIEPKQTLYQYLMQQPNSTGIRLARLVLPNLR